Proteins encoded by one window of Haliotis asinina isolate JCU_RB_2024 chromosome 6, JCU_Hal_asi_v2, whole genome shotgun sequence:
- the LOC137286644 gene encoding uncharacterized protein, with protein sequence MSKLLSDIYQNVKACVRNNTEVSATFDVNIGVRQGCVLSPFLFSFFINELAVQIERNCSHGIQLHPDMFYLFLLLFADDIVLISSTINGLQKQINELETYCQNYCLSVNMNKTKIIAFKKGGKLSKKEIWYYKGNVVERTTSYKYLGVYFTNILSWSTHTKYASVQARKALIGILRNLRVLGDINLASFFRIFDTKISPILLYGAEIWGLKYFDCIEKVHLFACKTFLGVKMSTPDVMVYGECGRFPLHIFQQTRVIKYWIKLLNMSSHRLPKKCYEMMLLLHENGKQNWVSEVKNLLFSTGFHNLWYDQKVFAPSLFLNTFTQRLKDIYQQKWLGIVSLSTKCKYYSTLKTHIYTEGYLSCVNVKKFRTALSRFRCSSHDLLIEKGRFMNIKREDRLCKCCTNNAIEDEYHFLLVCPAFDTLRRKYMKEYYFVHPSIAKFSSLLTCSNEKVIQNIAIFIHKAMLSRQFFYK encoded by the coding sequence ATGAGTAAGTTATTAAGTGATATATATCAAAATGTGAAAGCCTGTGTTAGAAACAACACCGAGGTGTCTgcaacattcgatgtaaacatTGGAGTTAGGCAAGGATGCGTACTCAGCCCGTTCCTGTTCTCTTTTTTCATAAACGAGCTAGCGGTACAGATTGAGCGAAATTGCTCACATGGTATCCAGTTGCATCCCGATATGTTCTATCTTTTCCTCTTattatttgcagatgacattgtTCTCATTTCTAGCACTATAAACGGCCTACAGAAGCAGATAAACGAATTAGAAACCTATTGCCAAAATTATTGTCTAAgtgtaaacatgaataaaacaaaaataattgcaTTCAAGAAAGGAGGTAAACTATCGAAAaaggaaatatggtattataAGGGTAATGTCGTAGAAAGAACTACATCATACAAATACCTTGgagtatattttacaaacattctGTCATGGTCGACACACACAAAATACGCATCTGTGCAAGCACGTAAGGCTCTAATCGGTATATTAAGAAACCTGAGAGTATTAGGAGATATAAATCTAGCATCcttttttagaatatttgacaCCAAAATCAGTCCGATTTTACTTTATGGTGCCGAAATTTGGGGCTTGAAATACTTTGATTGTATAGAAAAAGTTCACCTATTTGCTTGTAAAACATTTCTCGGAGTAAAGATGAGCACACCAGACGTTatggtatatggagaatgtggcAGGTTTCCCCTccacatattccagcaaactAGAGTGATCAAATATTGGATAAAGTTATTAAACATGTCATCACACCGTTTACccaaaaaatgttatgaaatgatgTTATTGTTGCATGAAAACGGTAAGCAGAACTGGGTATCAGAAGTAAAAAACCTACTCTTCTCAACTGGATTCCATAACCTATGGTATGATCAAAAAGTGTTCGCCCCATCACTGTTTTTaaacacattcacacaaagATTAAAAGACATATATCAACAAAAGTGGTTGGGAATTGTTTCATTATCAACAAAGTGTAAGTATTACTCAACACTAAAAACCCACATTTATACTGAAGGTTATCTATCATGTGTAAATGTTAAGAAATTCAGAACAGCATTATCACGTTTTCGTTGCTCATCCCatgatttattgattgaaaaggggagatttatgaatataaaaagaGAAGATAGACTATGTAAATGTTGCACTAACAATGCAATAGAAGACGAATATCATTTCCTTCTTGTCTGTCCAGCATTTGATACACTACgtagaaaatatatgaaagaatactattttGTACATCCATCGATTGCCAAATTCTCTTCACTGTTGACGTGTTCAAATGAAAAGGTAatccaaaatattgcaatttttaTTCACAAAGCTATGCTATCCAGACAATTCTTCTATAAATGA